GATCCACAAGCCTGTCGCCCTGTATCCCATCCGTCACCAGCTTGGTCTCGAGGCCGATCTCTTCCATCCCTTCGGGCAACGCCCGGATCGCCACTCGAACCGGATCGACGACATCGAAGCCAAGTTCCTGCGCAAGCTCGCAAACGACGATATTCCGCATCGCAATCCTCGGGTCCTCCAGCTCTATTCCGGAGGCGATCGCGCCGTTGCTCTTGATCACATTACTCAGGGGCTTGAAGGCGCGATAGACAACGCCGCCGTCTCCTTCCGCGTAAGACGTCTTGTAGACGTTACTGCATTTCCCCTTGCCGAGATGCTCGATCTCTACGTCTGCCCGCTTGTCGGCAATCGTCGCGCCGATGATGCTGATGTTTCTGGCTCGATAAAGCTTCGCGTCCGATTCGGTCAGGCCTGCTGTCTCAAGAAGGCTTTTTTCAACAGTTCTGGACTCCTGCCGACTCGGGCGCGGCCAGTTGATCGGCTTCGCCGGCGGAGGCGTCTGGCCGGCGTTCAAAAGATTTTTATCGCTCGTCGCTCTTTGAAGCCTGTTTCGCTCGTTCATGGGAAGCGGCAGAGTCGTGGACTGTCCGGCGAAACTCACGGAACGCGCCTGTCTGTCCAGTTTCGAATTGTCCCGAGGCGCGATCGCCACGGACTTTTCAGGGACCTTCGAACCTGCTCCAGACGCTTTCCGATTTTGCTTTTGGACTTTCTGTGGCTCTGCCTTCACGACCAGTGCAGCCGGCAGGTTGCCGTCCACGTCACTGTCTTTACGGTCGTGGCAGACAGAGGGGAGACGGAACCTGGCCATGCAGTTGAAATTCGTCATCGCTTCCTCGACTGCTTTCCACAAGTCTAGCGAAGCGGCAGATCGGCGCTGTCACGAACATGACAGATATTTCGGGATTGCATCCCCTTGGCTCCGCGCCGCCTCACCGCGTCTGCGTCAGCAGCAGATAGGCGGCGAGCGGGTTGGTCGTCAGATAGCGCAGCAGCAGGCGGCGGGGCTCCAGCCCGAGGCGGAACGCCCATTCGAGCCCGGCGCTCTGCATCCATTGCGGCGCGCGAGGCTTGGCGCCGGCGACGAAGTCGAACAGCCCGCCTGAGGTCTTGATGACCTTCACATTGCGCAGCCGACGGCGATGCTCCGCCACGAATTTCTGCTCCAGCGGCACGCCCATCGCAAGCCACAAAATGTCCGGCGCGAGCGCGTTGATCTCGTCGAGTTTGGCGACGAGCTGCGGGCCTTTCAGATAGCCGTGCGACCGGCCGACGATCCTGAGGTCGGGCGCCATCCGCCGCGTCGCCTCGCAGGCGGCGCGGTTAACTTCCTCGCTCGCGCCGAAGAGATAGAAGCTCGCGCCCCGTCCCTGCGCCATCTGCGCGACGAGTGGATAGAGGTCCGTCGTGGCGACGCGCTCGGGTAGTGGTTTTTTCGAAAAGAGGCGCGAGGCCGTCACCAGCGGCTGGCCATCGGCGGCGATGGAGTCGGCGTCATCGATCAGCCGGGCGAAATCCCTGTCCAGGAAACGTCGCGCCAGCACCTCGCCATTGGCCGAGGTAAGGTAATAAGGCCCTTCCGGCCGCGCCGGCCCGGCGGCGAGATCGAGCATCATCTGCGCGGTCTCGACAAGGCCCAGTCGCGCGATGGCGGCGCCGCCGACGAAACTCGATTCGATCGTATGGATGGTCACGGGCGCCCCTGATTGCGCAAGTCTCGCGCAAGTCTAGGGGGCGATCAGCTTGAACGCAGCAATAAAACCGCGACATGGTCAAGGAGGCGTTGCGCCCGGCTTGCCGGGCGGAACCCTGTCGGACTCGAGCATGGCGAACAGCAGATGGTCGCGCCACTGGCCGTTGATGGCCAGATAGGAGCGCGCATAGCCTTCCTGCTTGAAGCCGACGCGTTCGAGCAGCCGCTTGGACGGCTCGTTGTTTGGCAGGCAGGCGGCCTCGATGCGATGCAGCCCCTGCTTCTCGAAGATATAGGCGCAGGCCGCGCGCGCCGCGCGGGTCATATAGCCCTTGCCGGCGAAGGGTTCGCCCATCCAGTAGCCAAGCGTCGCCGCCTGCGAGACGCCGCGCCGCACATAGCCGAAGGACAGGCCGCCGAGCAGCACGTCGTCCTCCTCGCGAAACACGAAGAAGGAATAGGCTTCGTCGCGGGCCATCTCCTCGGCGTGAC
The DNA window shown above is from Methylocystis echinoides and carries:
- a CDS encoding WecB/TagA/CpsF family glycosyltransferase, with protein sequence MTIHTIESSFVGGAAIARLGLVETAQMMLDLAAGPARPEGPYYLTSANGEVLARRFLDRDFARLIDDADSIAADGQPLVTASRLFSKKPLPERVATTDLYPLVAQMAQGRGASFYLFGASEEVNRAACEATRRMAPDLRIVGRSHGYLKGPQLVAKLDEINALAPDILWLAMGVPLEQKFVAEHRRRLRNVKVIKTSGGLFDFVAGAKPRAPQWMQSAGLEWAFRLGLEPRRLLLRYLTTNPLAAYLLLTQTR
- a CDS encoding GNAT family N-acetyltransferase; this translates as MAIFGVLGRRDMPIQGEGVYMRPSEMRDYLEWASLREQSRAFLTPWEPIWPSDDLTRASFRYRVRRHAEEMARDEAYSFFVFREEDDVLLGGLSFGYVRRGVSQAATLGYWMGEPFAGKGYMTRAARAACAYIFEKQGLHRIEAACLPNNEPSKRLLERVGFKQEGYARSYLAINGQWRDHLLFAMLESDRVPPGKPGATPP